Within the Enterococcus hirae ATCC 9790 genome, the region TTTTCACGAAACGAATAAGCCAGAAGAATATGTGACGCGTTTAGAAATTTTAGTTGAATCGTAGCTTGGAATAACTAAATATTTATACAAGAAAAAACTACGTCTGAGTTTGACATCAGACATCAAACTCAGACATAGTAACTCTTTTATAAATCAAGAATAAAAATTTGCTACTAAGTGCTACGAATCAATAAATGTGAAGACTTCAAGTAAGCCCCCGCAAGCTTCGTCACTTTTGACCGTAATATGCATGCATCCCATGTTTTCGATAGTAGTGCTTATCTAAAAGATATTGTGGAATAGATTGCATAGCAGGATTAATTTTTTCATTTTCTTTAGCCATTAAGCATATTTCGTCTAAGATCAAGCTATTCTCTACCGCCTTTGCAGGGGTTTCACCCCAAGTAAATGGGCCATGTCCATAAACGAATACACCAGGAACTTCAGTGGGAGCTAATTGTCTCTCTTGAAACGTTTCAACAATCACCTGACCAGTGTTTCTTTCATAAGCACTTTTAACTTCTTCTTCAGTTAATTGCCGTGTGCAAGGAATCGTTCCATAAAAAGCATCCGCATGAGTTGTTCCATAGGCAGGCAAGTCTCGACCAGCCTGCGCCCACATGACTGAATGAGTGGAGTGCGTGTGGACGATAGCATTGATTTTTTCAAAAGCTTGATACAAAATCACATGAGTCGATAAATCAGAAGAGGGCTTCATCCCATCTTCTTCTAGCGGATTTCCAGCTAGATCAGTCACTACCATTTGTTCGGGAGCCATCTGTTCATACTTTACACCACTTGGCTTGATCACGATCACCCCAAGTGCTCGATCAATCTCACTGACATTGCCCCAAGTCAACTTAACTAGTCCATATTGAGGTAGTGCCAAATTTGCTTCATAAACACGTTGTTTCATTTCTTTAATGATCGGATTACGCAAACTCATAACCTGCCTCCTTTAGCTTCGGATAAAGATAGCTTTTTGCTGCTACGATTTCTTTTTTAAAATCCGGATTTTTTTCACTCCACATTTCAATTAAAAATGACCCATTATAATTCATCTGTTTGAGTTTCTTTAACAAACCCTCAAAGTCAACACAGCCTGCGCCAAAAGGAACATCACGAAATTGACCTGATGATTCAGTTGTTACTGGATAGGTATCCTTTAAGTGGATGGAAGAAATCCAATTGATCCCTTTTTCTAGTTCACGTTCTGGATCGTTTTCTTGCCAAGCCGAAAGGTTACCAAGATCTGGATAAACTTGAAGATATGGTGAATCAATCTGGCGTTTGATTTCTAAAAATTTAGTGATTGAATTCATAAATGGATCATCCATAATTTCAATTGACAAGATGATTCCATATTCAGAAGCTATTTTGACGCTTTCTTCAAGTCCTTCAATAAATAATTTTCGTGATAGCCTTGTTTTTTTTCATAATAGACATCGTATCCGGCTACTTGGATAATTTTGATACTTAAGCGCTGAGCAAGTCGGATCGCTTTGACCATCAATTCTTTGGCTTTTATCCGATACGCTTCATTTGAAGAGCCAAAAGGAAACCTGCGATGACCACTCAGACAAATGGAATTGATCCGAATGCCCGTCTCTTTCATGTCTTTGCGTATTTGATTGATCATCTCGTCAGACCAATTGAGTCGAGCTAGGCGTTCATCTGTCTCGTCAATCGACATCTCAATAAAGGAAAAACCAAGTTCCTTTGCTAATAAAAAGCGCTCTTTCCAAGAGATATCTTTTGGTAGTGCCTTCTCATAAATTCCGATTTGAGCCAAGTCTATTCCCCCCAAATGCGAATCATTTCTTGTTTAAAATCATTGGCTGCTTTTGCAGGATCGTCCGCACTAGAAATCCCTCTTCCAGCTATAAAAGTTTCCACTTCAATCCCTGCGAATAATTTCAATGTTTCCACGTTTAATCCACCTGTCACAGAAACTGCAAAGCCCATTTCTATCAATTTCTTTACTTTTGTCAGATCCCGTTCTCCCCAAGTTTCACCAGAAAGTAATGCATCTCGACTTTGATGATAGATCACCTGTTGGATACCGATCCTCCGCCATTCAGCTGCTTGTTCATAGGTCCAATCCCCATACAGTTCGACTTGCAATGCCTTCACTTCTTTTTGAGCTGCTTCCATGGTTGGCAGAGTAGCACAGCAGATAACAGTCATAAAATCCGCACCGGCATCAGTTACATTTTTGGCTACCGTTCCCCCGGCATCCGCACATTTTGTATCAGCAACAATTGTTTTCCTTGGAAACATGCTACGAATACAGCTGATGGCTTTGCGCCCCTCTTGCAGACATAAAATGGTTCCAATTTCAATAATATCGACAATATCCCCTACTTGAAATACATCTGCTAATGCTTGTTCTAAATCATTATGATCCAAAGCAATCTGTAATTTTGGTCTGCTCATTTTGTCTTCCTCTTTTATTTAGATTTTTGATACAACGCTGATTCAGCAAATTTTTCACCAATTTCTTTGGCTGACATGACATTTTTAATGCCAATCACTGTAATTCCTTTTTTCTCAGCTTGGATAAACATATTCAAAAAATTGACTGGTGTAAAAACGACATCATACTGAGTCGCAGAACTTTTTCCTTCAGAAATTGCACAATGATGGATTTTGGTAATTGACACACCTAGTTCTTTCATTGCCTTTTCGACGCTTCTCATCATCATCAAACTTGTTCCCGACCCGTTTGCGCAAGATACTAAAATTCTCATTATGTTTTCCTCCTATGTGTTCATTTTAATTTTATTGTTGTATTTAATTCTCGTTGTGATATTTTTCTGCATATTGCTCATAATCATCGACGATCAAAAAGTACCCGTCTGGATTTTTACGGTATTGTAATTGTGGAATAATCAATAGCCCAACCACGACTAATGCGATACCAACATACCCCAAAAACTTCATCATTACAGTAAATAATGGCCAAGCAGTGGCCCAGTCAAACATACCGAGATAGCCACCATATTTTGACATGCCGATCCAAGTTGCAAAAACGGCCGATCCACCAACTTGAATGATTCCAGAAAGAAATGGGAACAGACAGGCGGCTTTGAAACCACCTCGATTGTTGGCAAAAACTGCGATAACTGCATTGTCAAAGAACAGTGGAATAAAACCAGCAATCACGATGGTTGGTGATTTGAACAAAATGAGTAAGGCAATCATCAAAAATTGACCTAAGGCACCAAACAAGAAGCCAATGGTTACGGCGTTAGGTGAACCAAAACCAAAAGTAGCAGCTACGTCAATCCCAGGAACCGCACCTGGTAGGATTGTATTGGAGATCCCTTGAAAAGATTGTGTTAGCTCATCCACGAAAGTACGGACTCCTAATTGTAAAATGGCTAGGTAGACAGCAAAATTCAATGATGTTGTCATAATATAGAACAAGAAACTTTGTCCTTCTTGCATAAACTGTGCTTGAATCAAATAATCTTTTCCTAGCACTAACAAAATAATTCCAAAAAATAAAAGCATTAATAAAGAAGTTGCTACCATATTTTCATTAAATATAGATAAAAAACCTGGTAATTCAATATCTTCCAATTTTTTATCCACTTTTTTAGAGTGTTCTTTTTTTTGATCACGTTTCTTTAAAAACTCGGCTAACTTCGCAAATATATAGATACCAAACATTTGCTGATGTGCCACAGAAAAACCCGCGCCCTCGGTTAACTCCTGGGTGATACCAACTGTTAAATTAGAAGCTACTGCCCAATAACAGCCTAAAATCAGTCCCATAAAAATCAGAACTTGAATTCTTCCTAAAGAGGGAAAACAAAATAATAATATCCAAAAAGCAGTTGCAGATTGTTGAATCTGAACATTTCCAGTTGTAAAAACCGAACGTAATTTTGTATATTTTTGAAAACGAACGAGTAAGATATTCATAACAAAAGCAATCAAAAGTAAAATCATGACATCCCCAAATGTACGACCAAATGTTTCCTCTAATCCAGAGTCAACGGCATTTTGTCCAAAATATGGATCGGTGACCATCGCATCCAGATTAAACCGTTCTTTTAAACCTACTAAAATGGGGCGGAAGTTGTTTACTAATCCTCCTGAACCAACCGTCAAAATGAAGTAACCGACTGTTGCTTTCAAGAAACCAGCAATACACTCATAAAATGGACGTTTCAAGAGAATGTACCCTAGCAGTACAATAAAACCAATCAGATAAGCTGGTTGAGTTAAGATGTTTGTAGCGAAATAAGTCCAAATGCTCAATAAAAAATCAGCCATTCTTTTTTCCTCCTATAAGTTATACTCTTGCATCACCACTCGATAGTCTTCAATCGAATCGGTATCTGCCAAACGATCAATTAGCCCATCTATCATCAACAACTCAGACAATTTTTGAATATTTTCCATATGCTGATCTACATTTTTGGCTGCTAAAGTAAAGAATAAACTTGCTGATTTTTCTTCTTGGTCGAATTGAATGGGCCTTTTCATTTTAGTGAATGATATAGCTGTTCCATAAACTCCTTCACTATCTGCTGAAGAATGTGGCATTGCCACTTTGGGAACAATCATGATATAAGGACCATGTTCTTCTACACATTGGATGATTTCATCTACGTAACTTTGATCAATCAACTTTTTATCTAATAATAGTTGACAGCTTTCAGCAACAGCTTCCTTCCAATCAGTAATTTCTTTATCGGAATATTTCACCAAGCCTTGATCCAAAAAATATTTCAACATGTTGTTAGCCTCTTTTCTATAAGAATGACGGGAATGGTGTATCGTTTTCTACAGAAAATACATCCTCAAAACCACGGTAGAAATTAAATTCCAGGTCGTCTTTGTTCGTTGGATAGGTAAACTTGCCTCCTACCTGCCAGATATATGGTTTAAAATCGTACTTCAAGCGATCCTTTTTAAACTTCCATATTTCGGTAATTTCTTTTGGATCAGCCATAAAATTTGCCCAGATATCATAATGAACAGGGATGACTACTTTAGCCTTCAATGACTCAGCCATTCGCAACATATCGACAGAAGTCACTTTATCCGTGATACCTCGTGGATTTTCACCATATGCACCTAGGCAAACATCAATAGTATGTTCGTTCCCATGTTTCGCAAACATATTAGAATAATGAGAGTCTCCAGCATGATAAATATTTCCACCCGATGTTTCAAATAGATAATTCACAGCGATCTCATCCATTTCTTGAGGTATTTTCCCTTTTAAAGTTTCCTCTGGATCTTCACAAGTGACTAATGCTGTACGGTCAAATGCTTCTAAAGCAACGATAGTTACATCCTCAATTTTGACTTCATCTCCTGGTTTGACGATTATCGTTTTCTCTTTTGGAATTCCCCAGTTCAACCAAGTATTTACTACTTCTTGAGGACCAATGAATTTTGCATTCGGACAATTTTGATGAACAGCAGCTGCTGTATTGATATCCAAATGATCCGAATGGATATGCGTGACAACTAAAGCGTTTACACTTTTCATTTCAAAAGGGTCAATCACAAAAGGTTGCGTCCGCAAGTTCGGTTGCATTTTTTGAACCCCACTCATTCGCATCATCTGATGCCCTTTTTTCATCATCCCATTTCCATGACTACGTTTACCTGTCCCACACCATAAATCACACAAAATATTTGTCCCTTTATGCGTCTTTAACCAAATCCCGGTACAACCTAACCACCACATCGCAACCGTTCCTTCTTTTACTTCTTCTGTTTCGATCTCTTCATTCAAGTAGGTACCCCATTCAGGAAATGTTTCTAAAACCCAATTTTCTTTTGTGACATCATTGACATGTTTGCTCATTGTAATTCTCCTCTCAAGAACTTTCTTTTGTTGATATCTAAATCATAATATGCAACGACAAACATGAAAACCCTTTTATATGACTGTTTGTTATTTATATGATCGTTTTTGTAAGTTAATTGATTTTTTTAGTATGATATATATAGTTAATAAACTTTATATGAATCTTTGAAGCGATAAAAATCATATACATAGGCAACAAATAGGAGGGTAAATAATGAAAAATTCCATTGTCAATATTGAGAAGCGTCAAAAGGATATTTTGGAGCGATTACAACAAAAAGAGCAAATGACAACATATGAGTTAGCTGAATCTTTAAAAGTCTCTATTAGTACAATACGCAGAGACCTAAATTTATTAGAAGAAAAAAATGAGATCATTCGTCATTACGGGTTCTGTTCTTATAATTATGATAATCGTACAGACTTTGATCAATCTGGACCAGAACGACTAAAACAATCAATCGCTCGTGAAGCTTGTAAATACATCAATGATTATGATACCGTATTCATTAATTCTAGTTCTACTGCACTTAAAGTGGTTGAATATGTACGTGCCAATCACCTGACAATTGTCACAAATAACGTAAAAATCACTTACTCCCCTCATAAAGAAAACTGCAATTATATCTTGACTGGAGGTGAGATGCGCTTTCCAAAAGAAGCATTAGTGGGTGATATCGCATTAAATACCATTTCTTCAATGAATGCTGATGTCTGTATCATTGGTTGCAGTGGTGTGTCGATCGATAATGGCGTAACAACTAAAATTCTCAATGAATCAACGATCAATGAAATGATGATTCGTCAAACGTTTAAATGTAAAATTCTAGTTGCTGATCATCGTAAAATTGGTTTAACATCAAAATTTAAAATTGCAGATATTTCATTTTTTGATTATTTGATTACTGACAAGTTTTGTTCTGAAAAAGTAATTGCTGAAATCAAAAATGTTGGGGTGAAAGTCATCCAAATCAGTTAAAAAAAAGCCGTTGTGAATGGAACAAGGTTCTGTCCCAACCACATCGGCTTTTGCTTATTTACGAATGATGTTCAAATAAAATGACCTGATCCATTAAGTCAAAGCTCTTCAAATCAGCCTTTCAGCGATGGTTCGCTCTTACTTACTTAATAACAGTCTTTTTATTAAGCGTGATAACGTTCTACACCATCTAGGTATGTTGCTTCTAAAGTCATATCTGGATTCAATACGATAAAATCAGCGTCCCGTCCTTTTACGATCTTGCCACAAGTATCATCGATCTTGCAGCTGATTGCTGGTACTAAGCTTCCCATCATCACAGCTTGTTCAGGTGTAGCTAATCCCCAGTCTACTACATTTTTGATTGCTTCTTTTAATTTCAAGATACTTCCTGCTAAATTACCTGATTCTAAGCGAGCAGTTCCATCTTTCACGACCACTGGAAATTCTCCTAAATTATAATTGCCATCAGGCATTCCACCAGCCATCATGCAATCAGTGATCAATGCCACATGGTCATGACCTGCTTTTTCCATTAAAATTTGAGCAGCATTTGGATGAACATGATGCCCATCACAAATCAATTCTGAAAAAACATGTTCTAGCGATAGTAGCGCACCAACCATTCCAGGTTCACGATGATTTAATCCACGCATGCCATTATACGCATGGACAAAGACACTGGCACCTGCTTCTACTGCCTTTTGTGCTTCATCGATCGTCGCATTACTATGACCCAATGAAACAACCACGCCTTCATCTGTCACTTGTTTGACAAACTCTTCAACGCCTTTTCGTTCTGGGGCTAGGGCAATTTTTTTGATCAGTCCGCCAGAAGCTTCTTGCCATTCATGGAAAGTATCAAGATCAGGGTCTCCAAAATAACTTGGATTTTGCGCCCCTTTATGTTCTTCCGTAAAGAATGGTCCTTCAAAATAGATTCCTTTAATTTTTGCTCCAGGAGCTTCTTGGTACATTTTTCCAATTGTTTCAGCTACATCTTTTAAACGTTCTTTACTTGATGTTAAAGTAGTTGGTAAAAACGATGTTACTCCACAAGAAAGCAATCCTTCTGACATTGCTTTCACACCTTCTGCATCATTATCCATCACATCATGGTTCATATAGCCATGAATATGCGTATCAACTAGACCAGGAGCGATCCATTTTCCGCTTTGATCAATGATATTGACTTCTCCTTCAGGTGTGTTTTGGGTATACTCCCCAAAAAGACCATCAGTGATTTCAAGATAACCTGCATTTTTGACACCGGATGACAAAAAGAATTTGTCTGCGTAGATAAAAGTTCTCATTCTTCTCTCTCCTTTGATTTTCTATCCTAAAGGTACTCTTATTTTGGAGATAAGTCAAGAATGGTCTACACCATTTAGAGACTTTTTGCTATTTTTTAACTGATTGTGCCAATTCTTCATAAAAGAGAGCTTTATTGATTTCACCTTTCTTTTTATAAATCAAACTCTTTAAAATAAATAAATCGTTAAGGTAATAATAACTATTTTTATCTTGCGCCCACCGTATTCCTTGATTTACTTGTTCTAAAGATAGTTCAATTTCTCCTTGGTGCAACAAAAAGCTTCCATAGTTATAAAAAATTTGAGTAAACTCACTTTTGGTTCGATCTTGGATCGTCTCTTGGAAGAGTTGGATACTACGACTTAAATAGTACCTCGCTTCCGCAGTTTTGCCAGCTACGCCATAGATTTTGCCAATGCAACTGACTAGCTGGATCTCAACATCCGTCACTTGTGTTCGATCTTTTAACGTCGAATAGGAGAGCGCTTCTTTTAAATAACTAAGTGCTTGAGTAATATTTTTTCGTAATGTAAATTCACAGACGCCTAAATAATAATAATATTTTTGAAAATCCGCAGCTTCGTACAAATTTTCTGTAACCTCTGGCGATTTTAACACTTGTTCCAGCTTGCGATAATCTCGTTGCTGAAAATACAAGTCTGTTAACTCAAAATTCTTTAAGACCGCTCGAATTTTCCCATGAGATAAACGCATGACATGATCGATCGTTACGCCTAAACGTTGGCAAATTTGTGCCATTACAACAACATTTGGTAGCTCTTCATTATTTTCAATTCTGCTTAAAACACTCTGTGAACAAATATCTTGCGAAAGCATTTTTTGTGTCATCTTCTGTTCTTTTCGAATTTCTTTTATGATTGTACCAAAGGAAGCGACCAACGTTTCCATAAGCATCCTCCTTCAAAATATGCGTATTCGCATTATACCAATATTTTACTTTACGGAAGAAGAAACATCAAGAAAAGTCCTATCAAAAACTTGTCCGACTTTTTTCCTTCCTTATTTTTGATTTAGCTAGTGATTATTTCATCTCTCACACCAAAAAGAGCCAAAACTTGAGTTCGGCTCTTTTGAGTAAAAACATCCATGATAGGCTATTTTTGTCGGTAAGTCGATAAAAATTCACGCATTTTGACAGCAGTCGTTTTCAGATCATCCATCTTTGGTAAATAAACGATTCTAAAATGATCCGGTTGATGCCAATTAAATCCCCCACCATGAACCAGCAAGATATGATGTTCATGTAGGAAATCTAAAACAAACTTTTCGTCATCTAAAATATTGAAACGCTTCGTATCAATCTTAGGAAAAATGTAAAACGCTGCTTTAGGTTTTACTGCAGAAAGACCGGGAATGTCATTAATGGCATTGTAAATAAATTCTCGTTGCTCATAAATACGCCCATCAGGTAATAATAATTCATCCACACTTTGATAACCACCTAATGCCGTCTGAATGATTTGCTGAGACAATACATTGGAACAAAGACGCATCGAAGAAAGCATGTTCAATCCTTCAATATAGCCTTTAACATGTGATTTATCTCCACTCAACACCATCCAGCCAACACGAAATCCTGCAACACGATGGGATTTAGATAAACCATTCAACGTCACGACAAATAAATCTGGTGCCAAGGTAGCGATTGGAATATGTTCTAAACCATCCATGACTAAACGATCATAAATTTCATCAGAATAAATAATCAATTGATTTTGACGAGCAATCTCCACGATTTGCTCTAAAATCTCTTTTGGATACAATGCTCCAGTTGGATTATTTGGGTTGATGATCACGATTGCTTTTGTTCTACTCGTTATTTTTGATTTAATGTCATCAATATCAGGATACCATTCTGCTTGTTCGTCACATATATAATGAACAGGTTTTCCACCAGCCAGTGATACTGAAGCCGTCCATAATGGATAATCAGGCATCGGAACTAAAACCTCATCCCCATTATCAAGTAGACCTTGCATACACATTGTGATCAGTTCGCTGACTCCATTCCCTGTATAAATG harbors:
- a CDS encoding DeoR/GlpR family DNA-binding transcription regulator produces the protein MKNSIVNIEKRQKDILERLQQKEQMTTYELAESLKVSISTIRRDLNLLEEKNEIIRHYGFCSYNYDNRTDFDQSGPERLKQSIAREACKYINDYDTVFINSSSTALKVVEYVRANHLTIVTNNVKITYSPHKENCNYILTGGEMRFPKEALVGDIALNTISSMNADVCIIGCSGVSIDNGVTTKILNESTINEMMIRQTFKCKILVADHRKIGLTSKFKIADISFFDYLITDKFCSEKVIAEIKNVGVKVIQIS
- a CDS encoding 3-keto-L-gulonate-6-phosphate decarboxylase UlaD yields the protein MSRPKLQIALDHNDLEQALADVFQVGDIVDIIEIGTILCLQEGRKAISCIRSMFPRKTIVADTKCADAGGTVAKNVTDAGADFMTVICCATLPTMEAAQKEVKALQVELYGDWTYEQAAEWRRIGIQQVIYHQSRDALLSGETWGERDLTKVKKLIEMGFAVSVTGGLNVETLKLFAGIEVETFIAGRGISSADDPAKAANDFKQEMIRIWGE
- a CDS encoding L-ribulose-5-phosphate 4-epimerase, which gives rise to MSLRNPIIKEMKQRVYEANLALPQYGLVKLTWGNVSEIDRALGVIVIKPSGVKYEQMAPEQMVVTDLAGNPLEEDGMKPSSDLSTHVILYQAFEKINAIVHTHSTHSVMWAQAGRDLPAYGTTHADAFYGTIPCTRQLTEEEVKSAYERNTGQVIVETFQERQLAPTEVPGVFVYGHGPFTWGETPAKAVENSLILDEICLMAKENEKINPAMQSIPQYLLDKHYYRKHGMHAYYGQK
- a CDS encoding PTS sugar transporter subunit IIB, translated to MRILVSCANGSGTSLMMMRSVEKAMKELGVSITKIHHCAISEGKSSATQYDVVFTPVNFLNMFIQAEKKGITVIGIKNVMSAKEIGEKFAESALYQKSK
- the ulaG gene encoding L-ascorbate 6-phosphate lactonase, which codes for MSKHVNDVTKENWVLETFPEWGTYLNEEIETEEVKEGTVAMWWLGCTGIWLKTHKGTNILCDLWCGTGKRSHGNGMMKKGHQMMRMSGVQKMQPNLRTQPFVIDPFEMKSVNALVVTHIHSDHLDINTAAAVHQNCPNAKFIGPQEVVNTWLNWGIPKEKTIIVKPGDEVKIEDVTIVALEAFDRTALVTCEDPEETLKGKIPQEMDEIAVNYLFETSGGNIYHAGDSHYSNMFAKHGNEHTIDVCLGAYGENPRGITDKVTSVDMLRMAESLKAKVVIPVHYDIWANFMADPKEITEIWKFKKDRLKYDFKPYIWQVGGKFTYPTNKDDLEFNFYRGFEDVFSVENDTPFPSFL
- the nagA gene encoding N-acetylglucosamine-6-phosphate deacetylase, producing MRTFIYADKFFLSSGVKNAGYLEITDGLFGEYTQNTPEGEVNIIDQSGKWIAPGLVDTHIHGYMNHDVMDNDAEGVKAMSEGLLSCGVTSFLPTTLTSSKERLKDVAETIGKMYQEAPGAKIKGIYFEGPFFTEEHKGAQNPSYFGDPDLDTFHEWQEASGGLIKKIALAPERKGVEEFVKQVTDEGVVVSLGHSNATIDEAQKAVEAGASVFVHAYNGMRGLNHREPGMVGALLSLEHVFSELICDGHHVHPNAAQILMEKAGHDHVALITDCMMAGGMPDGNYNLGEFPVVVKDGTARLESGNLAGSILKLKEAIKNVVDWGLATPEQAVMMGSLVPAISCKIDDTCGKIVKGRDADFIVLNPDMTLEATYLDGVERYHA
- a CDS encoding PTS sugar transporter subunit IIA translates to MLKYFLDQGLVKYSDKEITDWKEAVAESCQLLLDKKLIDQSYVDEIIQCVEEHGPYIMIVPKVAMPHSSADSEGVYGTAISFTKMKRPIQFDQEEKSASLFFTLAAKNVDQHMENIQKLSELLMIDGLIDRLADTDSIEDYRVVMQEYNL
- a CDS encoding PTS ascorbate transporter subunit IIC; this encodes MADFLLSIWTYFATNILTQPAYLIGFIVLLGYILLKRPFYECIAGFLKATVGYFILTVGSGGLVNNFRPILVGLKERFNLDAMVTDPYFGQNAVDSGLEETFGRTFGDVMILLLIAFVMNILLVRFQKYTKLRSVFTTGNVQIQQSATAFWILLFCFPSLGRIQVLIFMGLILGCYWAVASNLTVGITQELTEGAGFSVAHQQMFGIYIFAKLAEFLKKRDQKKEHSKKVDKKLEDIELPGFLSIFNENMVATSLLMLLFFGIILLVLGKDYLIQAQFMQEGQSFLFYIMTTSLNFAVYLAILQLGVRTFVDELTQSFQGISNTILPGAVPGIDVAATFGFGSPNAVTIGFLFGALGQFLMIALLILFKSPTIVIAGFIPLFFDNAVIAVFANNRGGFKAACLFPFLSGIIQVGGSAVFATWIGMSKYGGYLGMFDWATAWPLFTVMMKFLGYVGIALVVVGLLIIPQLQYRKNPDGYFLIVDDYEQYAEKYHNEN
- a CDS encoding pyridoxal phosphate-dependent aminotransferase; translated protein: MREFEKSNKLEGVSYDVRGPVLEEAERMQEEGISILKLNTGNPAPFGFEAPNEVIRDLIMNARDSEGYSDSKGIFSARKAIEQYCQIKKFPNVTINDIYTGNGVSELITMCMQGLLDNGDEVLVPMPDYPLWTASVSLAGGKPVHYICDEQAEWYPDIDDIKSKITSRTKAIVIINPNNPTGALYPKEILEQIVEIARQNQLIIYSDEIYDRLVMDGLEHIPIATLAPDLFVVTLNGLSKSHRVAGFRVGWMVLSGDKSHVKGYIEGLNMLSSMRLCSNVLSQQIIQTALGGYQSVDELLLPDGRIYEQREFIYNAINDIPGLSAVKPKAAFYIFPKIDTKRFNILDDEKFVLDFLHEHHILLVHGGGFNWHQPDHFRIVYLPKMDDLKTTAVKMREFLSTYRQK
- a CDS encoding helix-turn-helix domain-containing protein, whose protein sequence is METLVASFGTIIKEIRKEQKMTQKMLSQDICSQSVLSRIENNEELPNVVVMAQICQRLGVTIDHVMRLSHGKIRAVLKNFELTDLYFQQRDYRKLEQVLKSPEVTENLYEAADFQKYYYYLGVCEFTLRKNITQALSYLKEALSYSTLKDRTQVTDVEIQLVSCIGKIYGVAGKTAEARYYLSRSIQLFQETIQDRTKSEFTQIFYNYGSFLLHQGEIELSLEQVNQGIRWAQDKNSYYYLNDLFILKSLIYKKKGEINKALFYEELAQSVKK